Proteins from a single region of Osmerus eperlanus chromosome 26, fOsmEpe2.1, whole genome shotgun sequence:
- the tbc1d7 gene encoding TBC1 domain family member 7: MAEPDPQRNFRSAYYEKVGFRGVEEKKSLEILLKDNPLDVEKLSTFSQRFPLPSMYRIHVWKVLLGILPPHSDSHTLVAGYRREQYLDILQALEVMRFVHSATPPTHVYLRMFQLESRTLPRRCDTTDPDEEDEDFLAVGRAMEEIADDPVDCYWLIKCFVNQFNNKFGDSIPHLPKSLEHYLSQEESRLLNHLKNIGALKQLPYNLWFRRCFAGCLPESSLQRVWDKVISGSCKILVFVAVEILLSYKIMLMGMNRPEGVVSFLCKIPQENTDAIVTKAIDLWHKYCGTPMHSV; encoded by the exons ATGGCTGAGCCGGACCCCCAGAGGAACTTCCGCTCTGCCTATTACGAGAAAGTGGGCTTCCGAGGAGTTGAGGAAAAGAAGTCATTGGAGATACTGCTGAAAGATAACCCATTGG ACGTGGAGAAGCTGAGTACATTCAGTCAGAGGTTCCCTCTACCCTCCATGTACAGAATACATGTGTGGAAGGTACTTTTAG GCATCCTACCGCCACACAGTGATTCTCACACGCTGGTGGCGGGGTACCGCCGCGAGCAGTACCTTGATATCCTGCAGGCGCTGGAGGTGATGAGGTTCGTCCACTCGGCCACGCCTCCGACGCACGTTTACCTGCGCATGTTCCAGCTGGAGAGCCGGACGTTGCCACGGCGCTGCGACACCACGGACCCg gacgaggaggacgaggacttCCTGGCCGTCGGCAGAGCCATGGAGGAGATCGCCGACGACCCCGTGGACTGCTATTGGCTGATCAAGTGCTTCGTCAATCAGTTCAACAACAAGTTCGGAGACTCCATCCCCCACTTG CCCAAGAGCCTGGAGCACTACCTCAGCCAGGAGGAGTCCAGGCTGCTGAACCACCTGAAGAACATAGGAGCCCTGAAGCAGCTTCCTTACAACCTGTGGTTCCGGCGCTGCTTCGCTGGCTGTCTGCCCGAATCCAGCCTGCAAAG GGTGTGGGACAAGGTGATCAGTGGCTCCTGCAAGATCCTGGTGTTTGTTGCCGTGGAGATTCTGCTCAGCTACAAGATCATGCTGATGGGCATGAATCGACCGGAGGGCGTGGTCAGCTTCCTGTGCAAA aTACCCCAGGAGAACACAGACGCTATTGTGACCAAGGCCATCGACCTGTGGCACAAGTACTGCGGCACGCCCATGCACTCTGTGTAG
- the LOC134012867 gene encoding phosphatase and actin regulator 1-like isoform X2: MAAAPESEVDRRPIRRARSKSDTPYINEARLSLHLETAEEVERLAAMRSDSLVPGTHTPPIRRRSKFATLGRIFKPWKWRKKKSEKFKQTSAVLERKMSTRQSREELIKRGVLKEVYDKDGAGQAMREEVKLENGRSPVTGSYSDCDGAELMDGATSSLGPVEFQMCGEGARASDLTLKTNQTPPAKKLGVYPGNGTESSYPKPPTLHKQPPALPPKPFNRLPNLISDGGPVKLPCMAVKLSPPLPPKKLMICVPAGGAEPSPLAPFHKGPPPSHGSLGGHSLQYGTLPTPLHTPSRIIEELNKTLALTMQRFESTLMHAVPTVMVDCDDNKENLPGEPDYEDPPGMYKDEDEEEEEEEDDEEEEEDEDEDDDDSLFTSTLAMKVLRKDSLAIKLSNRPSLRELEDKNILPMLSDQERLESRQQIGTKLTRRLSQRPTADELAQRNILKPCTELEELEEKREIKRHLSKKLSQRPTVEELREAKILIRFSDYVEVADTQDYDRRADKPWTRLTPADKAAIRKELNEFKSTEMEVHESSRHLTRFHRP, from the exons ATGGCTGCGGCTCCAGAGAGTGAGGTAGACCGTCGGCCGATCCGGAGAGCCCGGTCCAAGAGCGACACTCCTTACATAAACGAGGCACGGCTCTCTCTGCACCTGGAGACAG CTGAGGAGGTGGAACGTCTGGCGGCGATGCGCTCTGATTCGCTGGTGCCCGGCACGCACACCCCTCCCATTCGCCGGCGGAGCAAGTTCGCCACTCTGGGGCGTATCTTCAAGCCCTGGaagtggaggaagaagaagagcgaGAAGTTCAAGCAGACCTCTGCCG TTTTGGAGAGGAAGATGTCCACTCgtcagagcagggaggagctgaTCAAGAGAGGAGTGCTGAAGGAGGTCTACGACAAAG ATGGGGCAGGGCAGGCCATGCGAGAGGAGGTGAAGTTAGAGAACGGCCGCTCTCCTGTAACGGGCTCCTACTCCGACTGTGACGGAGCCGAGCTCATGGATGGAGCTACTTCCTCCTTAG GCCCAGTAGAGTTCCAGATGTGCGGAGAAGGGGCGCGTGCCTCGGACCTGACCCTGAAGACCAACCAGACACCCCCTGCTAAGAAGTTGGGGGTGTATCCAGGCAACGGCACCGAGTCGTCATATCCCAAACCACCTACGCTACATAAGCAGCCGCCGGCGTTGCCCCCGAAACCTTTCAACAGGCTTCCAAACCTCATCTCAG ACGGGGGTCCGGTCAAGCTTCCCTGCATGGCTGTcaagctctccccccccctacctcccaagAAGCTCATGATCTGCGTGCCTGCGGGGGGCGCCGAGCCCTCGCCCCTCGCCCCCTTCCACaagggcccccctccctcccacggcTCGCTGGGGGGTCACTCCCTGCAGTACGggaccctccccactcccctgcACACCCCCAGTCGGATCATCGAGGAGCTCAATAAGACCTTGGCCCTCACCATGCAGAGGTTTGAGAG CACCCTGATGCATGCCGTTCCCACGGTGATGGTCGACTGCGACGACAACAAAGAAAACCTACCAGGCGAGCCGGACTACGAAGACCCGCCCGGCATGTAtaaggacgaggacgaggaggaggaagaggaggaggatgatgaagaggaggaggaagacgaggatgaggatgatgatgattcactgtttacaa GCACTCTGGCTATGAAAGTGTTGAGGAAGGACTCGCTGGCCATTAAACTGAGTAACCGCCCGTctctgagagagctggaggacaaGAACATCTTGCCCATGCTGTCTGACCAGGAGAGACTGGAGTCACGGCAGCAGATCGGCACCAAGCTGACACG GAGGCTGAGTCAGCGACCGACTGCAGACGAGCTGGCGCAAAGGAACATACTCAAAC catgcactgaactggaggagctggaggagaagagggagatcaAGAGGCACTTGAGTAAAAAG CTGAGCCAGAGGCCCAcggtggaggagctgagggaggcTAAGATCCTGATCCGCTTCAGCGACTACGTGGAAGTAGCCGACACCCAGGACTACGACCGGAGGGCGGACAAACCGTGGACCCGGCTGACGCCAGCCGACAAG GCCGCCATACGGAAGGAACTCAACGAATTCAAAAGCACAGAGATGGAGGTGCATGAGTCGAGTCGCCATCTAACCAG GTTTCACCGACCATAG
- the LOC134012867 gene encoding phosphatase and actin regulator 1-like isoform X1, whose amino-acid sequence MAGRGNADFSSWHDSESRKETPSPVMSEEKPRKRRAFCLVRMKSRGRSQERQHQQPAANNNNIPFIIHCQIGKEIKHICSNCRRIDPQEAEEVERLAAMRSDSLVPGTHTPPIRRRSKFATLGRIFKPWKWRKKKSEKFKQTSAVLERKMSTRQSREELIKRGVLKEVYDKDGAGQAMREEVKLENGRSPVTGSYSDCDGAELMDGATSSLGPVEFQMCGEGARASDLTLKTNQTPPAKKLGVYPGNGTESSYPKPPTLHKQPPALPPKPFNRLPNLISDGGPVKLPCMAVKLSPPLPPKKLMICVPAGGAEPSPLAPFHKGPPPSHGSLGGHSLQYGTLPTPLHTPSRIIEELNKTLALTMQRFESTLMHAVPTVMVDCDDNKENLPGEPDYEDPPGMYKDEDEEEEEEEDDEEEEEDEDEDDDDSLFTSTLAMKVLRKDSLAIKLSNRPSLRELEDKNILPMLSDQERLESRQQIGTKLTRRLSQRPTADELAQRNILKPCTELEELEEKREIKRHLSKKLSQRPTVEELREAKILIRFSDYVEVADTQDYDRRADKPWTRLTPADKAAIRKELNEFKSTEMEVHESSRHLTRFHRP is encoded by the exons ATGGCGGGTCGTGGAAACGCTGATTTCAGCTCATGGCACGACTCTGAATCTAGGAAAGAAACACCCTCTCCAGTCATGTCCGAGGAGAAGCCGAGAAAGAGGAGAGCATTCTGCTTGGTACGGATGAAGTCCCGCGGCAGAAGCCAAGAGCGGCAGCACCAACAACCCGcggcaaacaacaacaacattccgTTCATAATCCATTGCCAGATTGGCAAAGAGATCAAGCATATTTGTAGCAACTGCCGAAGAATCGACCCTCAAGAAG CTGAGGAGGTGGAACGTCTGGCGGCGATGCGCTCTGATTCGCTGGTGCCCGGCACGCACACCCCTCCCATTCGCCGGCGGAGCAAGTTCGCCACTCTGGGGCGTATCTTCAAGCCCTGGaagtggaggaagaagaagagcgaGAAGTTCAAGCAGACCTCTGCCG TTTTGGAGAGGAAGATGTCCACTCgtcagagcagggaggagctgaTCAAGAGAGGAGTGCTGAAGGAGGTCTACGACAAAG ATGGGGCAGGGCAGGCCATGCGAGAGGAGGTGAAGTTAGAGAACGGCCGCTCTCCTGTAACGGGCTCCTACTCCGACTGTGACGGAGCCGAGCTCATGGATGGAGCTACTTCCTCCTTAG GCCCAGTAGAGTTCCAGATGTGCGGAGAAGGGGCGCGTGCCTCGGACCTGACCCTGAAGACCAACCAGACACCCCCTGCTAAGAAGTTGGGGGTGTATCCAGGCAACGGCACCGAGTCGTCATATCCCAAACCACCTACGCTACATAAGCAGCCGCCGGCGTTGCCCCCGAAACCTTTCAACAGGCTTCCAAACCTCATCTCAG ACGGGGGTCCGGTCAAGCTTCCCTGCATGGCTGTcaagctctccccccccctacctcccaagAAGCTCATGATCTGCGTGCCTGCGGGGGGCGCCGAGCCCTCGCCCCTCGCCCCCTTCCACaagggcccccctccctcccacggcTCGCTGGGGGGTCACTCCCTGCAGTACGggaccctccccactcccctgcACACCCCCAGTCGGATCATCGAGGAGCTCAATAAGACCTTGGCCCTCACCATGCAGAGGTTTGAGAG CACCCTGATGCATGCCGTTCCCACGGTGATGGTCGACTGCGACGACAACAAAGAAAACCTACCAGGCGAGCCGGACTACGAAGACCCGCCCGGCATGTAtaaggacgaggacgaggaggaggaagaggaggaggatgatgaagaggaggaggaagacgaggatgaggatgatgatgattcactgtttacaa GCACTCTGGCTATGAAAGTGTTGAGGAAGGACTCGCTGGCCATTAAACTGAGTAACCGCCCGTctctgagagagctggaggacaaGAACATCTTGCCCATGCTGTCTGACCAGGAGAGACTGGAGTCACGGCAGCAGATCGGCACCAAGCTGACACG GAGGCTGAGTCAGCGACCGACTGCAGACGAGCTGGCGCAAAGGAACATACTCAAAC catgcactgaactggaggagctggaggagaagagggagatcaAGAGGCACTTGAGTAAAAAG CTGAGCCAGAGGCCCAcggtggaggagctgagggaggcTAAGATCCTGATCCGCTTCAGCGACTACGTGGAAGTAGCCGACACCCAGGACTACGACCGGAGGGCGGACAAACCGTGGACCCGGCTGACGCCAGCCGACAAG GCCGCCATACGGAAGGAACTCAACGAATTCAAAAGCACAGAGATGGAGGTGCATGAGTCGAGTCGCCATCTAACCAG GTTTCACCGACCATAG